A region from the Methylocystis iwaonis genome encodes:
- a CDS encoding TIGR04222 domain-containing membrane protein, with amino-acid sequence MENVLSLPGPDFLNVYGVVVILTLAAAWLVIRFADRTGDHPPPVPQSPDAVDVAFLQGGVNQVIRTLCYDLVQHGYAALAKDDRVVPTGKKPEPGALNPLQIRVLQMIQASPKAHELFSNRAARKELLQLLDPVHARLAAQGLVKPESVKAWRTRAQLFGTLTLLGFAGAKIYVALSTGHTNVSYLIFLSIASVAALFALAYVTTRSHASRRGRAYLEAMELAYRPRLDAALLAVGAPTQTKAFEGASLFLLGLYGFSALRGTADAAFARHFKRASSESGGSCGSSCSGSCGNGDSGSGCGGCGGGGD; translated from the coding sequence TTGGAGAACGTCCTCTCTCTTCCCGGCCCTGATTTTCTCAACGTCTACGGCGTGGTGGTCATTCTGACGCTTGCCGCCGCCTGGCTTGTCATCCGCTTTGCCGATCGGACGGGCGATCATCCGCCGCCCGTGCCGCAGAGCCCCGACGCTGTGGACGTGGCCTTCCTGCAAGGCGGGGTGAATCAGGTCATCCGCACCCTCTGCTATGATCTCGTGCAGCATGGCTATGCGGCGCTGGCGAAAGACGATCGCGTCGTCCCGACCGGCAAGAAGCCGGAGCCCGGCGCGCTCAATCCTTTGCAGATTCGCGTTTTGCAAATGATCCAGGCGAGCCCAAAGGCGCATGAGCTGTTCAGCAACCGCGCGGCGCGCAAGGAGCTGCTCCAATTGCTGGACCCTGTGCACGCGAGGCTTGCGGCGCAAGGGCTCGTGAAGCCCGAGTCCGTGAAGGCTTGGCGCACGCGCGCGCAACTATTCGGCACGCTCACGCTTCTCGGTTTCGCCGGCGCCAAAATCTATGTGGCGCTGAGCACGGGGCACACGAACGTCTCCTATCTCATCTTCCTCAGCATCGCTTCGGTCGCTGCGCTTTTCGCGCTGGCTTATGTGACGACGCGCAGCCATGCGAGTCGACGCGGGCGCGCTTATCTCGAGGCGATGGAGCTTGCCTATCGCCCGCGGCTCGATGCGGCGCTGCTTGCTGTCGGCGCACCGACGCAGACAAAAGCTTTCGAGGGCGCGTCGCTCTTTCTACTCGGGCTCTACGGCTTCTCTGCGCTGAGGGGCACGGCGGACGCCGCCTTCGCGCGGCATTTCAAGCGCGCCTCCAGCGAGAGCGGCGGCAGTTGCGGCTCGAGCTGCAGCGGCTCATGCGGAAACGGCGATAGCGGCAGTGGGTGTGGCGGCTGTGGCGGCGGCGGGGACTGA
- a CDS encoding DUF692 domain-containing protein, whose amino-acid sequence MGVAAVAAAGTEAPALGSGLGYRPPFRADLFANRSRVDFLEIIADHYFDAPKEKLAELDLLRAHFPIVAHGLDLSVGSAEAIDSAYLEKFARLIERLDPPWWSEHLCFTRAGGVDIGHLAALPYTQEAIDVVARNVDTVRKRINAPLLLENITTVVRVPGAEMDEPEFLTRTLDATGCGWLCDVANLYTNAVNQQVDIDATFERWPWERLVQIHYAGGRWRDGVLIDSHDSATSEAVWALYDRIVARAPVKGVILERDERLPIFAELLDEVARARATMRDCGRWP is encoded by the coding sequence GTGGGTGTGGCGGCTGTGGCGGCGGCGGGGACTGAGGCGCCGGCGCTCGGCTCCGGGCTCGGCTATCGACCGCCGTTTCGCGCCGATCTCTTCGCCAATCGCTCGCGCGTCGATTTCCTTGAGATCATCGCTGATCATTATTTCGACGCGCCCAAAGAGAAGCTCGCAGAGCTCGATCTATTGCGTGCGCATTTCCCCATTGTCGCGCATGGGCTCGATCTTTCGGTCGGCAGCGCGGAAGCGATCGACAGCGCCTATCTCGAAAAATTCGCGCGCCTGATCGAGCGCCTCGATCCGCCCTGGTGGAGCGAGCATCTGTGCTTCACCCGCGCCGGCGGCGTCGACATCGGCCATCTCGCCGCTTTGCCCTATACGCAAGAGGCGATCGACGTCGTCGCGCGCAATGTCGACACTGTGCGCAAGCGCATCAATGCGCCGCTCCTGCTCGAAAACATCACGACGGTGGTGCGCGTTCCGGGCGCGGAGATGGACGAGCCCGAGTTCCTCACCCGCACGCTCGACGCGACCGGTTGCGGCTGGCTCTGCGATGTCGCCAATCTCTACACCAACGCCGTCAATCAGCAGGTCGACATCGACGCGACATTCGAGCGCTGGCCCTGGGAGCGGCTCGTGCAGATTCATTACGCGGGCGGGCGCTGGCGGGATGGAGTCTTGATCGATAGCCACGACTCGGCGACGAGCGAAGCCGTTTGGGCGCTCTACGACCGCATCGTCGCGCGTGCGCCGGTGAAGGGCGTTATCTTGGAGCGCGACGAGCGATTGCCGATCTTCGCCGAGTTGCTCGACGAGGTCGCGCGCGCCCGCGCGACGATGCGGGACTGCGGACGATGGCCCTGA
- a CDS encoding flagellar export protein FliJ, which produces MKSRDTLVRLKRFQAEEKRRRVLQLNTMISEFTRMSNELDREISTEEQRANISDPSHFAYPTYARAARGRRDNIMASINELRGQLAEAEAQLKDANDELAKAQSQEARDRGAERMIDVVAERRHAEHAFRRGA; this is translated from the coding sequence ATGAAATCGCGGGATACACTTGTCCGCCTGAAACGCTTTCAAGCTGAAGAGAAGCGCCGGCGCGTCCTTCAGCTCAACACGATGATTTCAGAGTTCACGCGCATGTCGAATGAACTCGACCGCGAGATCTCGACCGAAGAGCAGCGCGCAAACATCTCCGACCCCAGCCACTTCGCCTATCCGACCTATGCGCGCGCCGCGCGTGGTCGCCGCGACAATATCATGGCCTCGATCAATGAATTGCGCGGCCAGCTTGCGGAGGCGGAAGCGCAGCTCAAGGACGCCAATGACGAGCTCGCCAAGGCGCAGAGCCAGGAAGCGCGCGATCGCGGCGCCGAGCGCATGATCGACGTCGTCGCCGAGCGTCGCCACGCCGAGCACGCCTTCCGGCGCGGAGCCTAG
- a CDS encoding cupin domain-containing protein, which yields MRSVVLAFGALCAFGVYGAAAQTSGLRFADDLEWKPAPADLPRGADVAVLFGDPQESGPFVMRLRAPAGYQVPAHKHSDMETATVISGTLRFGEGPRLDPRAEKFLHAGDFIVATPGMGHWFTVNEDAVVQVSGTGPWKIEYLDPRDDPREKGAMRD from the coding sequence ATGCGGTCTGTTGTTCTTGCCTTTGGCGCGCTCTGCGCCTTCGGAGTTTACGGCGCCGCCGCGCAGACAAGCGGCTTACGTTTCGCGGACGATCTCGAATGGAAGCCGGCGCCCGCCGATCTTCCCCGTGGCGCAGACGTCGCTGTGCTCTTCGGCGATCCGCAGGAGTCTGGGCCTTTCGTCATGCGGCTGCGCGCGCCGGCGGGCTATCAAGTGCCGGCGCATAAGCATTCGGATATGGAAACGGCGACGGTGATCTCCGGCACGCTGCGGTTCGGCGAAGGCCCGCGTCTGGACCCACGCGCGGAGAAATTCCTGCACGCAGGAGATTTCATCGTCGCGACCCCGGGCATGGGGCATTGGTTCACGGTCAATGAGGACGCGGTGGTGCAGGTGTCGGGCACGGGACCGTGGAAGATCGAATATCTCGATCCGCGCGACGATCCTCGGGAGAAAGGCGCGATGCGCGACTGA
- the pqqE gene encoding pyrroloquinoline quinone biosynthesis protein PqqE yields MTTRYIIGPDSRPGFTRYSRLHDDRPRARTVILAPERAYELDPIGLIVLKAIDGKTRLADLCESLAQQYAAPLDVITRDVTNLLQGLADKRLLRDGVDPFTPPKLSDFASTIAPFAGGPAGLLAELTHRCPLQCPYCSNPLELERSNVEMTAEQWGETFRQAASIGALQLHLSGGEPTARRDLEEILAYAVEAGLYTNLVTSAVLITRERLERLAEIGLDHVQVSIQDIVPESADRISAFEGGVPKKRDVARWVRELGMGLTINAPMHRQNIAHLPQIIDFAVEVDAQRIEIAHIQYYAWAQLNRAALIPTRETFMETVGVVEDAKKRLQGVLNFDFVIHDHYATRPKQCTGGWGRSILAVTPSGKALPCHAAQTLPGLTFDDVRERSLGDIWVNGAAFNAYRGTGWMKEPCTSCDRREIDLGGCRCQAFAVTGDPAATDPACHLSPEHARFAAYAETESHAPPPDFIYRRVGGAPQNS; encoded by the coding sequence ATGACCACACGCTACATCATCGGCCCGGACTCCCGCCCCGGCTTCACGCGATATTCGCGGCTGCACGACGACCGCCCACGCGCCCGCACCGTCATCCTCGCGCCCGAACGCGCCTATGAGCTCGACCCGATCGGCCTCATCGTGCTCAAAGCCATCGACGGCAAAACGCGGCTCGCCGATCTTTGCGAGAGCCTCGCGCAGCAATATGCGGCGCCGCTCGACGTCATCACGCGCGACGTAACGAACCTGCTGCAAGGCCTCGCCGACAAGCGCCTGCTGCGCGACGGCGTCGATCCCTTCACGCCGCCCAAGCTCTCCGATTTTGCCTCCACCATCGCGCCCTTCGCAGGCGGACCGGCTGGCCTTCTCGCCGAGCTGACGCATCGCTGCCCGCTGCAATGCCCCTATTGCTCCAATCCGCTGGAGCTGGAGCGCTCGAATGTCGAAATGACGGCCGAGCAATGGGGCGAGACCTTCCGCCAGGCGGCGTCGATCGGCGCGCTGCAACTGCATCTCTCCGGCGGCGAGCCCACCGCGCGGCGCGACCTCGAAGAAATTTTGGCCTATGCGGTCGAGGCCGGCCTCTACACTAATCTCGTCACCTCCGCCGTGCTGATCACGCGCGAGCGGTTGGAGCGGCTGGCCGAGATCGGCCTCGACCATGTGCAGGTCTCGATCCAGGACATCGTGCCCGAGAGCGCCGATCGCATTTCGGCCTTTGAAGGCGGCGTGCCGAAGAAGCGCGACGTCGCGCGCTGGGTGCGCGAACTCGGCATGGGGCTCACGATCAATGCGCCCATGCACCGCCAGAACATCGCGCATCTGCCGCAGATCATCGACTTCGCCGTCGAGGTCGATGCGCAGCGCATCGAGATCGCGCATATTCAGTACTACGCCTGGGCGCAGCTCAACCGCGCGGCGCTCATCCCGACGCGCGAGACCTTCATGGAGACGGTCGGCGTCGTCGAGGACGCAAAGAAGCGCCTGCAGGGCGTGCTCAACTTCGACTTCGTCATCCACGACCATTACGCGACGCGTCCGAAGCAATGTACCGGCGGCTGGGGCCGTTCGATCCTGGCGGTGACGCCCTCCGGCAAGGCCCTGCCCTGCCATGCGGCGCAGACTCTGCCGGGCCTGACCTTCGATGACGTGCGCGAGCGCAGCCTCGGCGATATCTGGGTCAATGGCGCGGCCTTCAACGCCTATCGCGGCACAGGCTGGATGAAGGAGCCCTGCACGTCCTGCGACCGGCGCGAGATCGATCTCGGCGGTTGCCGGTGCCAGGCTTTCGCCGTCACCGGCGATCCCGCGGCGACCGATCCCGCCTGTCATCTCTCGCCGGAACACGCCCGTTTTGCAGCCTATGCCGAAACGGAGTCGCACGCGCCGCCGCCGGACTTCATCTACCGGCGCGTCGGCGGCGCGCCGCAGAACTCTTAA
- the pqqC gene encoding pyrroloquinoline-quinone synthase PqqC: MNEIATDWRDAAPLSRTDFEAAIRNVGVERYHDKHEFHKLLHGGKLQKHQVAAWALNRYCYQEAVPRKDAAFMSRVHDRELRREWIHRIHDHDGLGDEAGGIERWLVLTDALGFTREYVASRRGALPATKFAVEAYVRFVVEQPLVVAVASSLTELFAPSIHRERIVGMLENYDFVDDHVMAYFKRRLSQAPRDSEFALGYVLDNAKTRAEQEACVGAVRFKCNVLWAQLDALHHAYVTPGLIPPGAWRPGE, encoded by the coding sequence TTGAACGAGATCGCTACCGATTGGCGCGACGCCGCGCCCCTGTCCAGGACCGATTTCGAGGCCGCGATCCGCAATGTCGGCGTCGAGCGCTACCACGACAAGCATGAGTTCCATAAGCTTCTGCATGGCGGCAAGCTGCAAAAGCACCAGGTCGCCGCCTGGGCGCTGAACCGCTACTGCTATCAGGAGGCCGTGCCGCGCAAGGACGCCGCCTTCATGAGCCGCGTGCATGACCGCGAATTGCGCCGTGAATGGATTCACCGCATCCATGACCACGACGGGCTCGGCGACGAAGCCGGCGGGATCGAGCGCTGGCTGGTGCTCACCGACGCGCTGGGCTTTACGCGTGAATATGTCGCCTCGCGCCGCGGCGCCCTGCCCGCGACGAAATTTGCGGTGGAAGCCTATGTGCGTTTCGTCGTGGAGCAGCCGCTCGTCGTGGCGGTGGCGTCGTCGCTGACCGAGCTTTTCGCGCCCTCCATCCATCGCGAACGCATCGTGGGAATGCTGGAGAATTACGACTTCGTCGACGACCATGTGATGGCATATTTCAAGCGCCGTCTGTCGCAGGCGCCGCGCGACTCGGAATTTGCGCTGGGCTATGTGCTCGACAATGCGAAAACCCGCGCAGAGCAGGAAGCCTGCGTCGGCGCCGTGCGGTTCAAATGCAATGTGCTGTGGGCGCAGCTCGACGCGCTGCATCACGCCTATGTGACGCCGGGGCTGATCCCGCCGGGTGCCTGGCGGCCGGGGGAGTAA
- the pqqB gene encoding pyrroloquinoline quinone biosynthesis protein PqqB produces the protein MRIRILGSGAGGGFPQWNCNCANCRAVRARAPGFTPRTQSSLAVSADGANWVLLNASPDLREQIAAAPALAPAEGDPVRASPIKAVALTNGDVDHVAGLLNLREAQPFSVYAADRVLQALAANPIFTILQTQLVPRNELHMDEATPLTGAGVDLGLSIRAFPVPGKIALYLEDQNAPNFGTSAGDTLGLEVNETKTGKSFFYIPGCAKIDAPLANRLRGAALVFFDGTLFHENEMIEQGLMGKTGSRMGHVNMSGEDGSMAGFAPLDVARKIYVHINNSNPVLDANSTQRAAVQAAGWEVGADGMEVTL, from the coding sequence ATGCGGATCAGAATCCTGGGCTCGGGCGCCGGCGGCGGTTTCCCGCAGTGGAACTGCAATTGCGCGAATTGCCGCGCGGTGCGCGCTCGCGCGCCGGGCTTTACGCCGCGCACGCAATCGTCGCTCGCCGTAAGCGCCGACGGCGCCAATTGGGTTTTGCTCAACGCCTCGCCTGATCTGCGTGAGCAGATCGCCGCCGCGCCCGCCCTTGCGCCGGCTGAAGGCGATCCCGTGCGCGCCAGTCCGATCAAAGCCGTTGCGCTCACCAATGGCGACGTCGATCACGTCGCCGGCTTGTTGAACCTGCGCGAAGCGCAGCCCTTCAGCGTCTACGCCGCCGACCGCGTTCTGCAGGCGCTGGCGGCCAATCCGATCTTCACGATCCTGCAGACGCAGCTCGTGCCGCGCAACGAATTGCATATGGACGAGGCGACCCCGCTCACAGGCGCCGGCGTCGATCTCGGTCTTTCGATCCGCGCCTTCCCCGTGCCGGGCAAGATCGCGCTCTATCTCGAAGACCAGAACGCGCCGAATTTCGGCACCTCGGCAGGCGATACGCTGGGCCTCGAAGTCAACGAGACGAAGACCGGCAAATCCTTTTTCTACATCCCTGGCTGCGCCAAGATCGACGCGCCGCTCGCCAATCGCCTGCGGGGCGCCGCGCTCGTCTTCTTCGACGGCACGCTGTTCCACGAGAACGAGATGATCGAGCAAGGTCTCATGGGCAAGACCGGCTCGCGCATGGGCCATGTCAACATGAGCGGCGAGGACGGTTCGATGGCCGGCTTCGCGCCGCTCGACGTCGCGCGCAAAATCTACGTGCACATCAACAATTCGAATCCGGTCCTCGACGCAAACTCGACGCAGCGCGCCGCCGTGCAGGCGGCAGGCTGGGAGGTCGGCGCGGACGGCATGGAGGTGACGCTTTGA
- a CDS encoding alpha/beta hydrolase, protein MRITLPLSTLLAATLLSGCVSDGMRAVDGHWTNAVSMVSGPQGEPNRIPLFVASTRRGEGATDDGRAHFSLTAIGVPQNHRPGAVERPSFGGADKSRHFTVLSKRNMDEEEFYGELAAHVSGRIGVSRDILLYVHGFNTSHDEARFRLAQVVADGGFSGVPTLFSWNSRGGLFNYESDKEAATVSRDALEKVVLSLARTPGVGRIHILAHSMGSWLTMETLRGIALSGHPDLDGKLGEVMLANPDIDLNVFRQQVARLDPHRVSIFVANNDRALSLSSRIAGDRPRLGAMDPAKPQDKAEIDRLGVAVHDISSFSTDFIGHGAFAEAPDVVRKIGAHIAAPRVQDADKQAIPDFRGEDTGATTVPQTPPPPGAVQKVETSPLPPVAGR, encoded by the coding sequence TTGCGCATCACGCTTCCGCTTTCGACCCTCCTCGCCGCGACGCTGCTCTCAGGCTGCGTCTCCGACGGCATGCGCGCCGTTGACGGCCATTGGACCAACGCCGTCTCGATGGTCTCGGGCCCGCAGGGCGAGCCCAATCGCATCCCGCTCTTCGTCGCTTCGACACGGCGCGGGGAGGGCGCGACTGACGACGGGCGTGCGCATTTCTCTCTCACCGCCATCGGCGTGCCGCAAAACCATCGCCCCGGCGCGGTGGAGCGGCCGAGCTTCGGCGGCGCGGACAAGAGCCGCCATTTCACCGTGCTCTCCAAGCGTAACATGGACGAGGAGGAGTTCTACGGCGAGCTTGCCGCTCATGTCTCCGGCCGCATCGGCGTCTCGCGCGACATTCTGCTCTATGTGCACGGCTTCAACACCAGCCATGACGAGGCGCGGTTCCGCCTTGCCCAAGTCGTGGCCGATGGCGGCTTTTCCGGCGTCCCGACGCTTTTCTCCTGGAATTCACGTGGCGGGCTCTTCAACTACGAGTCCGACAAGGAAGCCGCGACCGTCTCGCGCGACGCGCTCGAGAAGGTGGTGCTCTCGCTCGCCAGGACGCCTGGGGTAGGGCGCATTCACATCCTCGCCCATTCCATGGGCTCCTGGCTCACCATGGAGACGCTGCGCGGCATCGCGCTCTCGGGCCACCCCGATCTCGACGGCAAGCTCGGCGAGGTGATGCTCGCCAATCCCGACATCGACCTGAACGTCTTCCGTCAGCAGGTCGCGCGGCTCGATCCGCATCGCGTCTCGATTTTCGTCGCCAACAACGACCGCGCCTTGTCGCTTTCTTCGCGGATCGCCGGCGACCGGCCGCGGCTCGGCGCGATGGACCCCGCGAAGCCGCAGGATAAGGCCGAGATCGACCGGCTCGGCGTGGCCGTGCATGATATTTCGTCCTTCTCGACGGACTTCATCGGCCATGGCGCCTTCGCCGAGGCGCCCGATGTGGTGCGAAAGATCGGCGCGCATATCGCCGCGCCGCGCGTTCAGGACGCGGACAAGCAGGCGATCCCGGATTTCAGGGGCGAGGATACGGGAGCCACCACCGTTCCGCAGACCCCGCCGCCTCCGGGGGCCGTCCAGAAAGTCGAGACATCGCCGCTGCCGCCGGTTGCGGGGCGGTGA
- a CDS encoding IS481 family transposase, with translation MPWLEVSIVEQRREFVRLASQEGANRRELCRRFGIHPDTGYNWLARWAEGEAGLADRSRRPRNSPSRSAAETEALVLSVRDDHPAWGARKIRRVLEERGHAVPASSTIHVILSRRGRIVLPAGAPGGPYQRFEKDAPNQLWQMDFKGWVKLADGRRCHPLTIVDDHSRFAPCLKACGNQQGSTVQGHLTTTFERYGLPDALFVDNGAPWGDASGHWTALRLWLLKLGVKVIYSRPYHPQGRGKNERFHRTLKAEVFAKRFADQAQVQRAFDAWREVYNFERPHEALGQKPPASRYRPSPRPMPKRLPAPEYDEGEILRIVPRSKDYISFKGRLWKVPQAFRGERLAIRPRDKDGQFAICFASHLIATIDLTEPEGVGHVSEHMSAMSPD, from the coding sequence ATGCCGTGGCTGGAGGTGTCGATCGTGGAACAGCGTCGGGAGTTTGTGCGGCTTGCGAGCCAGGAGGGGGCGAACCGTCGGGAACTATGCCGCCGGTTCGGCATACACCCGGATACGGGTTACAATTGGTTGGCCCGCTGGGCCGAAGGCGAGGCGGGGCTGGCCGATCGCTCCCGCCGGCCGCGCAACAGCCCCTCGCGGAGCGCGGCCGAGACCGAAGCGCTGGTGCTGTCGGTGCGGGACGACCATCCAGCCTGGGGCGCGCGCAAAATCCGGCGCGTTCTGGAAGAGCGCGGCCACGCCGTTCCCGCCTCTTCGACCATCCACGTCATATTGAGCCGGCGCGGCCGCATTGTCTTGCCCGCAGGCGCGCCGGGCGGGCCCTATCAGCGCTTCGAGAAGGACGCCCCCAATCAGCTCTGGCAGATGGACTTCAAAGGTTGGGTCAAGCTCGCCGACGGCCGCCGCTGCCACCCTTTGACCATCGTCGATGATCACTCCCGCTTTGCGCCTTGCCTCAAAGCCTGTGGGAATCAACAAGGTTCGACAGTTCAAGGCCATCTGACGACGACTTTCGAACGCTATGGTTTGCCCGACGCTCTGTTCGTCGATAACGGCGCGCCGTGGGGGGACGCCTCGGGCCATTGGACGGCCTTACGGCTCTGGCTTTTGAAGCTGGGCGTTAAAGTCATCTACTCCCGGCCCTATCACCCGCAAGGCCGCGGCAAGAACGAGCGCTTCCATCGCACCCTCAAGGCGGAAGTCTTCGCCAAGCGCTTCGCCGACCAAGCCCAGGTCCAGCGCGCCTTCGACGCTTGGCGCGAGGTCTATAATTTCGAACGCCCCCATGAAGCCCTGGGCCAGAAGCCTCCCGCCAGCCGCTATCGCCCAAGCCCGCGGCCGATGCCAAAGCGCCTGCCCGCGCCCGAATATGACGAAGGCGAGATCTTGCGCATCGTGCCGCGCTCCAAAGACTACATCAGCTTCAAGGGCCGTCTGTGGAAAGTGCCTCAAGCCTTTCGGGGAGAGCGCCTGGCCATCCGCCCCCGCGACAAGGACGGCCAATTCGCCATCTGCTTCGCCTCGCACTTGATCGCAACCATCGACTTGACCGAACCCGAAGGCGTCGGTCATGTCTCCGAACATATGTCGGCTATGTCCCCGGACTGA